The proteins below are encoded in one region of Pseudomonas sp. SCB32:
- the metG gene encoding methionine--tRNA ligase, translating to MSEARKILVTSALPYANGSIHLGHMLEYIQTDIWVRFQKMRGNQAVYVCADDAHGSAIMLRAEREGITSEQLIDGVRAEHMADFADFMVDFDNYHSTHSEENRELSSAIYLKLREAGHIATRPVTQYFDPEKQMFLADRFIKGTCPKCGTADQYGDNCEACGATYSPTELKDPKSAISGATPVLKESLHYFFKLPDFQAMLQQWTRSGTLQDSVANKIAEWLDSGLQEWDISRDAPYFGFEIPDAPGKYFYVWLDAPIGYMASFKNLCARRPELDFDSYWNQGSDAELYHFIGKDIVNFHALFWPAMLEGAGYRKPTAVNVHGYLTVNGQKMSKSRGTFVKARTYLDHLDPEYLRYYYASKLGRGVDDLDLNLEDFVQKVNSDLVGKVVNIASRCAGFIHKGNNGLLVDANPAPELAEAFRSAAPSIAAAYEARDFGRAMREIMALADQANAWIADKAPWSLNKQEGKQDEVQAICALGVNLFRQLVIFLKPVLPKLAEAAEAFLNVAPLKWADHEQLLANHQLNPFNPLMTRIEPAKIEAMIEASKEDLAAANKPAGNGELTKDPLAAEINFDAFAAVDLRIALIEKCEFVEGADKLLRLSLDIGDEKRNVFSGIKSAYPDPSQLEGRLTLYVANLAPRKMKFGISEGMVLAAGPGGEEIYLLSPDSGAKPGQRVK from the coding sequence ATGTCCGAAGCCCGCAAGATTCTCGTCACCAGCGCCCTGCCCTACGCCAACGGTTCGATCCACCTGGGTCACATGCTGGAATACATCCAGACCGACATCTGGGTGCGTTTCCAGAAGATGCGTGGCAACCAGGCGGTGTACGTGTGCGCGGACGACGCCCACGGCTCGGCCATCATGCTGCGCGCCGAGCGCGAAGGCATCACCTCCGAGCAACTGATCGACGGCGTGCGCGCCGAGCACATGGCCGACTTCGCCGACTTCATGGTCGACTTCGACAACTACCACTCGACCCACTCGGAAGAGAACCGCGAGCTGTCCTCGGCCATCTACCTCAAGCTGCGCGAAGCCGGCCACATCGCCACCCGCCCGGTGACGCAGTACTTCGACCCGGAAAAGCAGATGTTCCTGGCCGACCGCTTCATCAAGGGCACCTGCCCCAAGTGCGGCACCGCCGACCAGTACGGCGACAACTGCGAAGCCTGCGGCGCGACCTACTCGCCCACCGAGCTGAAGGACCCGAAATCGGCGATCTCCGGCGCCACTCCGGTGCTCAAGGAATCGCTGCACTACTTCTTCAAGCTGCCTGACTTCCAGGCCATGCTGCAGCAGTGGACCCGCAGCGGTACCCTGCAGGACTCGGTGGCCAACAAGATCGCCGAGTGGCTGGACTCCGGCCTGCAGGAGTGGGACATCTCCCGTGACGCGCCCTACTTCGGCTTCGAGATTCCCGACGCCCCGGGCAAGTACTTCTACGTCTGGCTGGACGCGCCGATCGGCTACATGGCCAGCTTCAAGAACCTCTGCGCACGTCGCCCGGAGCTGGACTTCGATTCCTACTGGAATCAGGGCTCCGACGCCGAGCTGTACCATTTCATCGGCAAGGACATCGTCAACTTCCACGCGCTGTTCTGGCCGGCCATGCTCGAAGGCGCCGGCTACCGCAAGCCGACCGCGGTGAACGTGCATGGCTACCTGACCGTCAACGGCCAGAAGATGTCCAAGTCGCGCGGCACCTTCGTCAAGGCGCGCACCTACCTGGACCACCTGGACCCGGAATACCTGCGCTACTACTACGCCTCGAAGCTGGGCCGTGGCGTGGACGACCTCGACCTGAACCTCGAGGACTTCGTGCAGAAGGTCAACTCCGACCTAGTCGGCAAGGTGGTCAACATCGCCAGCCGTTGCGCCGGTTTCATCCACAAGGGCAACAACGGCCTGCTGGTGGACGCCAATCCCGCGCCGGAGCTGGCCGAAGCCTTCCGCAGTGCCGCCCCGAGCATCGCCGCCGCCTACGAAGCCCGTGACTTCGGCCGCGCCATGCGCGAAATCATGGCCCTGGCTGACCAGGCCAACGCCTGGATCGCCGACAAGGCCCCCTGGTCGCTGAACAAGCAGGAAGGCAAGCAGGACGAAGTGCAGGCCATCTGCGCCCTGGGCGTGAACCTGTTCCGCCAGCTGGTGATCTTCCTCAAGCCGGTGCTGCCGAAGCTGGCCGAAGCCGCCGAAGCCTTCCTCAACGTCGCCCCGCTCAAGTGGGCCGACCACGAGCAGCTGCTGGCCAACCACCAACTGAATCCGTTCAACCCGCTGATGACCCGTATCGAACCCGCGAAAATTGAAGCCATGATCGAAGCCTCCAAGGAAGACCTCGCCGCCGCCAACAAGCCCGCCGGCAACGGCGAACTGACCAAGGACCCGCTGGCCGCGGAGATCAACTTCGACGCCTTCGCCGCCGTCGACCTGCGCATCGCGCTGATCGAGAAGTGCGAGTTCGTCGAGGGCGCCGACAAGCTGCTGCGCCTGTCCCTGGACATCGGCGACGAGAAGCGCAACGTGTTCTCCGGCATCAAGAGCGCCTACCCAGACCCGAGCCAGCTCGAAGGCCGTCTGACCCTGTACGTGGCCAACCTGGCCCCGCGCAAGATGAAGTTCGGCATCTCCGAAGGCATGGTCCTGGCGGCCGGCCCCGGCGGTGAAGAGATCTACCTGCTGAGCCCGGACAGCGGCGCCAAGCCCGGCCAGCGCGTCAAGTAA
- the apbC gene encoding iron-sulfur cluster carrier protein ApbC produces MGAVNRATVENLLRQINDPHTGQNLMDAGYLRELDIQGGRVSLTLELGYAAGLFKNGLAQTVQMALEALDGVDSAQVKVETHIAAHKAQAQVPGMSNVKNIIAVASGKGGVGKSTTAANLALALAREGAKVGILDADIYGPSQGIMFGIPEGTRPKIRDQKWFIPLESHGVEVMSMAFLTDDNTPVVWRGPMVSGALIQLITQTAWNDLDYLVIDMPPGTGDIQLTLAQKVPVAGSVIVTTPQDLALLDAKKGVEMFRKVNIPVLGVVENMAVHICSNCGHAEHLFGEGGGEKLAAQYGVELLASLPLSMAIRMQADGGKPTVVADPESQLAMIYQEMARCVGARIALSEKAAPAMPNISISDD; encoded by the coding sequence ATGGGCGCCGTCAACCGAGCCACGGTGGAAAACCTTCTCCGCCAGATCAACGACCCTCACACCGGCCAGAACCTGATGGACGCCGGCTACCTGCGCGAGCTGGATATCCAGGGTGGGCGCGTCTCGCTGACCCTGGAGCTGGGCTACGCGGCGGGCCTGTTCAAGAACGGCCTGGCGCAGACCGTGCAGATGGCCCTGGAAGCGCTGGACGGCGTCGACTCGGCTCAGGTCAAGGTGGAAACCCACATCGCCGCGCACAAGGCCCAGGCCCAGGTGCCGGGCATGAGCAACGTCAAGAACATCATCGCCGTGGCTTCCGGCAAGGGCGGCGTGGGCAAGTCCACCACCGCTGCGAACCTCGCTCTGGCACTGGCCCGCGAAGGTGCCAAGGTCGGCATCCTCGATGCCGACATCTATGGCCCGAGCCAGGGCATCATGTTCGGAATCCCCGAAGGCACCCGGCCGAAGATCCGCGACCAGAAGTGGTTCATCCCGCTGGAGTCCCACGGCGTCGAGGTCATGTCCATGGCCTTCCTCACCGACGACAACACCCCGGTGGTCTGGCGCGGCCCGATGGTTTCCGGCGCGCTGATCCAGCTGATCACCCAGACCGCCTGGAACGACCTGGATTACCTGGTCATCGACATGCCGCCGGGCACCGGCGACATCCAGCTGACCCTGGCGCAGAAAGTCCCGGTGGCCGGCTCGGTGATCGTCACTACCCCGCAGGACCTGGCCCTGCTCGACGCCAAGAAAGGTGTGGAGATGTTCCGCAAGGTCAACATCCCGGTGCTGGGCGTGGTGGAGAACATGGCGGTGCACATCTGCTCCAACTGCGGCCATGCCGAGCACCTGTTCGGCGAAGGCGGCGGCGAGAAGCTGGCGGCGCAGTACGGCGTGGAGCTGCTGGCCTCGCTGCCGCTGTCGATGGCCATCCGCATGCAGGCCGATGGCGGCAAGCCCACGGTGGTTGCCGACCCGGAAAGCCAGCTGGCGATGATCTACCAGGAAATGGCCCGCTGCGTGGGCGCGCGCATCGCCCTGAGCGAGAAGGCCGCTCCGGCCATGCCGAACATCTCGATCAGCGACGACTGA
- the dcd gene encoding dCTP deaminase — MTIKSDKWIRRMALEHGMIEPFVERQIRGADDSRVISYGVSSYGYDVRCAAEFKVFTNIHSAVVDPKNFDEKSFVDINSDVCIIPPNSFALARTVEYFRIPRDVLTICLGKSTYARCGIIVNVTPLEPEWEGHVTLEFSNTTNLPAKIYAHEGVAQMLFLQSDEACEVSYKDRGGKYQGQRGVTLPKA; from the coding sequence ATGACCATCAAATCGGACAAGTGGATTCGCCGCATGGCTCTGGAGCACGGCATGATCGAGCCGTTCGTCGAGCGCCAGATTCGCGGTGCCGATGACAGCCGGGTGATCTCCTACGGTGTCTCCAGCTACGGCTACGACGTGCGCTGCGCCGCCGAATTCAAGGTATTCACCAACATCCATTCGGCCGTGGTCGACCCGAAGAACTTCGACGAGAAGAGCTTCGTGGACATCAACAGCGACGTCTGCATCATTCCGCCGAACTCCTTCGCCCTGGCCCGTACCGTCGAGTACTTCCGCATCCCGCGCGACGTGCTGACCATCTGCCTGGGCAAGAGCACCTACGCGCGCTGCGGCATCATCGTCAACGTCACCCCGCTGGAACCGGAGTGGGAAGGCCACGTGACCCTGGAGTTCTCCAACACCACCAACCTGCCGGCGAAGATCTACGCCCATGAAGGCGTGGCGCAGATGCTGTTCCTGCAGTCGGACGAGGCTTGCGAAGTGTCGTACAAGGACCGTGGTGGCAAGTATCAGGGCCAGAGGGGCGTGACCCTGCCGAAGGCCTGA
- a CDS encoding ABC transporter ATP-binding protein yields the protein MTTLKIESLHKRYGDNEVLKGVSLETKTGDVVSMIGASGSGKSTFLRCINFLEQPDEGRMILDGEEVRMLPGHGGMRVADPAQLQRIRTRLAMVFQHFNLWSHMTVLENVTLAPRRVLGVERKEAEDRARSYLSKVGLPAQVVDKYPAFLSGGQQQRVAIARALAMEPEIMLFDEPTSALDPELVGEVLKVIKALAEEGRTMILVTHEMAFAREVSSQVLFLHQGRVEEQGPPQEVLGKPKSERLRQFLSGNLK from the coding sequence ATGACCACACTGAAGATCGAGTCCCTGCACAAGCGCTACGGCGACAACGAAGTCCTCAAGGGCGTATCCCTGGAAACCAAGACCGGCGACGTGGTGAGCATGATCGGCGCCAGCGGCTCGGGCAAAAGCACCTTCCTGCGCTGCATCAACTTCCTCGAACAACCCGACGAGGGCAGGATGATCCTCGACGGCGAGGAAGTACGGATGCTGCCCGGCCACGGCGGCATGCGCGTCGCCGACCCGGCGCAACTGCAACGCATCCGCACGCGGCTGGCGATGGTGTTCCAGCACTTCAACCTGTGGAGCCACATGACCGTGCTGGAGAACGTTACCCTCGCGCCGCGCCGGGTACTGGGCGTGGAGCGCAAGGAGGCCGAGGACCGCGCACGCAGCTACCTGAGCAAGGTCGGCCTGCCGGCGCAGGTGGTCGACAAGTACCCGGCCTTCCTCTCCGGCGGCCAGCAGCAGCGCGTGGCCATCGCCCGTGCGCTGGCGATGGAGCCGGAAATCATGCTGTTCGACGAACCCACCTCGGCGCTCGACCCGGAACTGGTCGGCGAGGTGCTCAAGGTCATCAAGGCGCTGGCCGAGGAAGGTCGCACCATGATCCTGGTAACCCACGAAATGGCCTTCGCCCGCGAGGTGTCCAGCCAGGTACTGTTCCTCCACCAGGGCCGCGTCGAGGAGCAGGGCCCGCCGCAGGAGGTGCTCGGCAAGCCGAAGAGCGAGCGGCTGCGACAGTTCCTCAGCGGTAATCTGAAATAA
- a CDS encoding ABC transporter permease has translation MIELLQQYGKAFLWTDGYHITGLAMTLWLLVVSIAFGFTFAIPLSIARVSRNPLARWPVQFYTYVFRGTPLYIQLLVCYTGIYSLAAVREQPVLDAFFRNGLNCTLLAFALNTCAYTTEIFAGAIRNIAHGEVEAAHAYGLSGWRLYRYVIMPSALRRALPYYSNEVILMLHSTTVAFTATVPDMMKIARDANAATFLSFQSFGIAAMLYLVTSFTLVGLFRLAERRWLAFLGPSHG, from the coding sequence ATGATCGAGTTGCTGCAGCAATACGGCAAAGCCTTCCTCTGGACCGACGGCTATCACATCACTGGCCTGGCCATGACGCTCTGGCTGCTGGTGGTGTCCATCGCCTTCGGCTTCACCTTCGCCATTCCCCTGTCCATCGCCCGCGTCTCGCGCAACCCGCTGGCGCGCTGGCCGGTGCAGTTCTACACCTACGTGTTCCGCGGCACGCCGCTGTATATCCAGCTGCTGGTCTGCTACACGGGCATCTACAGCCTGGCGGCGGTACGCGAACAACCGGTGCTCGACGCCTTCTTCCGCAACGGCCTGAACTGCACCCTGCTGGCCTTCGCCCTGAACACCTGCGCCTACACCACGGAAATCTTCGCCGGCGCCATCCGCAACATCGCCCACGGCGAAGTCGAGGCAGCGCACGCCTACGGCCTGAGCGGCTGGCGGCTGTACCGCTACGTGATCATGCCCTCGGCGCTGCGCCGCGCGCTGCCGTACTACAGCAACGAAGTGATCCTCATGCTGCACTCCACCACCGTGGCCTTCACCGCCACCGTGCCAGACATGATGAAGATCGCCCGCGACGCCAACGCCGCGACCTTCCTGTCCTTCCAGTCCTTCGGCATCGCCGCGATGCTCTACCTGGTGACCTCCTTCACCCTGGTCGGACTGTTCCGCCTGGCCGAGCGGCGCTGGCTGGCCTTCCTGGGTCCCAGCCATGGCTAA
- a CDS encoding ABC transporter permease, with protein MLQEILESISLKGYGSILLDGTWMTVKLSICSLLLSVLLGLIGASAKLSGSKLLRIPATLYTTLIRGVPDLVLMLLIFYSLQTWLADLTDYMGWEYIEIDPFSAGIITLGFIYGAYFTETFRGAILAVPRGQLEAASAYGLSRAQRFRFVLFPQLMRFALPGLGNNWMVLIKSTALVSIIGLSDVVRAAQDAGKSSYRLFFFLIVAALIYLAFTTLSNFVLNALERRYAIGVREALR; from the coding sequence ATGCTCCAGGAAATCCTCGAATCCATCAGTCTCAAGGGCTACGGGTCAATCCTGCTGGATGGCACCTGGATGACCGTCAAACTGTCGATCTGCTCATTGCTGCTGTCGGTCCTGCTCGGCCTGATCGGCGCCAGCGCCAAGCTCTCCGGCAGCAAACTGCTGCGCATCCCGGCCACCCTGTACACCACGCTGATCCGCGGCGTACCCGACCTGGTGCTGATGCTGCTGATCTTCTACAGCCTGCAGACCTGGCTGGCCGATCTCACCGACTACATGGGTTGGGAGTACATCGAGATCGACCCCTTCAGCGCCGGCATCATCACCCTGGGCTTCATCTACGGCGCCTACTTCACCGAAACCTTCCGCGGCGCCATCCTCGCGGTGCCGCGCGGCCAGCTGGAAGCGGCCAGCGCCTATGGCCTGAGCCGGGCACAGCGTTTCCGCTTCGTGCTCTTCCCGCAGTTGATGCGCTTCGCCCTGCCAGGGCTGGGCAACAACTGGATGGTGCTGATCAAGTCCACCGCGCTGGTCTCCATCATCGGCCTGTCCGACGTGGTCCGCGCCGCGCAGGACGCCGGCAAGAGCAGCTACCGGCTGTTCTTCTTCCTGATCGTGGCCGCATTGATCTACCTGGCCTTCACCACCCTGTCCAACTTCGTGCTCAACGCCCTTGAGCGCCGTTATGCCATCGGCGTGCGCGAGGCCCTGCGATGA
- a CDS encoding ABC transporter substrate-binding protein: MKKAWLTLSALVLMASAGALQAKEWKEIRFATDPSYAPFESKAPDGSLVGFDIDLGNAICEHLKVKCVWMPNDFDGMIPGLKARKFDGVISSMTVTEARKKEIDFTEKLFTGPSAMISKKGGGLQATADSLKGKTVGVEQGTIQETFAKTKLEPAGVNVKSYQNQDQVYSDLVSGRLDASLQDMLQAEQGFLTTDQGKAFEISKPVHDPLMPADIAIGVRKGNDELREMLNKGIKAIHADGTYDKLQKKYFGDLDIYHD; encoded by the coding sequence ATGAAAAAAGCCTGGTTGACCCTCTCCGCCCTGGTCCTGATGGCCAGCGCCGGCGCCCTGCAAGCCAAGGAGTGGAAAGAGATCCGCTTCGCCACCGACCCTTCCTACGCACCCTTCGAGTCCAAAGCCCCGGACGGTAGCCTGGTCGGCTTCGACATTGACCTGGGCAACGCCATCTGCGAGCACCTGAAGGTCAAGTGCGTGTGGATGCCCAACGACTTCGACGGCATGATCCCGGGCCTGAAAGCGCGCAAATTCGACGGCGTGATCTCCTCGATGACAGTCACCGAGGCACGCAAGAAGGAAATCGACTTCACCGAGAAACTCTTCACCGGCCCCTCGGCGATGATCAGCAAGAAGGGCGGTGGCCTTCAGGCCACCGCCGACTCGCTCAAGGGCAAGACCGTAGGCGTGGAGCAAGGCACCATCCAGGAGACCTTCGCCAAGACCAAGCTGGAACCGGCCGGGGTCAACGTGAAGAGTTACCAGAACCAGGATCAGGTTTACTCCGACCTGGTCTCCGGTCGCCTCGACGCCTCGCTGCAGGACATGCTGCAGGCCGAACAGGGCTTCCTCACCACCGACCAGGGCAAGGCCTTCGAGATCAGCAAGCCGGTGCACGACCCGCTGATGCCGGCGGACATCGCCATCGGCGTGCGCAAGGGCAACGATGAGCTACGCGAGATGCTGAACAAGGGCATCAAGGCCATCCACGCCGACGGCACCTACGACAAGCTGCAGAAGAAATACTTCGGCGACCTCGACATCTACCACGACTGA
- a CDS encoding penicillin acylase family protein yields the protein MAPRAFRRLPSFGLAATLSAAVSLAGCQSWLNDHYADSVTPTTGVQPIKGLADNVSVRRNSLGMPLIESSNFHDALFTLGYVHASDRISQMVGLRLMAQGRLSEMVGPGALETDRFMRTVNLKKAADALYAGASPRLKRFFETYARGVNAYLYRYRDKLPMDLAESGYHPEYWKPEDSALVFSLLNFGLAVNLQEEIASLVIAQKVGADKLPWLTPIYPDEPLPFDEAEKLKGLRLDGRIAGLDALDRAAGQVAALQMMGVAASNNWAIAPQRSRSGKSILANDTHLPLSMPSVWNYVQIRSPKFSAAGVSIAGVPGVVAGFNGKLAWGMTMVMGDNQDLFLEQVKRQGSKLYYLADGQWKPATERNETFFVKGQSPVRETIYETRHGPLLNSALGERKHDLQPLPLSSGYGIAYKSIQGESDRTLDAFFDLSRAKNVEQAFDATRDVRAMALNIVFADEKHIGWQVTGRFPNRKEGRGLLPSPGWDGRYDWDGYADPILHPSDQDPAQGWLGTANHRTVPPGYGAQLSSSWYYPERYERIAQLASASKSHDYRSMIAMQYDQTTTFAGKLQAMLDAPGMTQPLKQAIDALPADQRARAREALDRIMAFDGKLSATSSDAALYEAFLQESTKQIFLDELGPEDSPAWKAFVENANLSYSAQADHLLGRDDSPFWDDIRTPQKEDKPTILARSLAAATAFCEQKMGSDRNAWQWGKLHTYEWVSDSTKMAPNLSASERASLSAIKGYLDRGPYPAGGDHTTLNVSAYHWGQDFDTWLIPAMRIVVDFGQSEPMIGVNSSGQSGNPASPHYADGIDAWLKGNYMSFPFQSQNLDRVYGTKRLTLIPQK from the coding sequence ATGGCCCCGCGAGCCTTCCGCCGGCTTCCCAGCTTCGGCCTTGCCGCCACCTTAAGCGCCGCCGTCAGCCTTGCCGGCTGCCAGAGCTGGCTGAACGACCACTACGCCGACAGCGTGACGCCGACCACCGGCGTGCAGCCGATCAAGGGCCTGGCGGACAACGTATCGGTCCGCCGCAACAGCCTGGGAATGCCGCTGATCGAGAGCAGCAACTTCCACGACGCGCTGTTCACCCTGGGCTATGTGCACGCAAGCGACCGTATAAGCCAGATGGTCGGCCTGCGCCTGATGGCTCAGGGGAGGTTGTCGGAAATGGTCGGCCCCGGCGCGCTGGAAACCGACCGTTTCATGCGCACGGTGAACCTGAAGAAGGCCGCGGATGCGCTCTACGCCGGCGCCTCGCCGCGCCTCAAGCGCTTCTTCGAGACCTATGCGCGCGGCGTCAACGCCTACCTGTACCGCTACCGCGACAAGCTGCCGATGGACCTCGCCGAATCGGGCTACCACCCCGAGTACTGGAAGCCGGAAGACTCCGCTCTGGTCTTCAGCCTGCTGAACTTCGGCCTGGCAGTGAACCTGCAGGAAGAGATCGCCTCGCTGGTCATCGCGCAGAAAGTCGGCGCCGACAAGCTGCCCTGGCTGACGCCGATCTACCCGGACGAGCCGCTGCCCTTCGATGAAGCCGAGAAGCTCAAGGGCCTGCGCCTGGACGGCAGGATCGCCGGCCTCGACGCCTTGGACCGCGCCGCCGGCCAGGTCGCCGCACTGCAGATGATGGGCGTCGCCGCCTCCAACAACTGGGCCATCGCCCCGCAGCGCAGTCGCAGCGGCAAGAGCATCCTGGCCAATGACACCCACCTGCCACTGTCCATGCCTTCGGTGTGGAACTACGTGCAGATCCGCTCGCCGAAATTCAGCGCCGCTGGCGTCTCCATCGCTGGCGTACCGGGCGTGGTCGCCGGCTTCAACGGCAAGCTGGCCTGGGGCATGACCATGGTCATGGGCGACAACCAGGACCTCTTCCTGGAGCAGGTGAAGCGCCAGGGCAGCAAGCTCTACTACCTCGCCGACGGCCAGTGGAAACCAGCCACCGAACGCAACGAGACCTTCTTCGTCAAGGGCCAGAGTCCGGTCCGCGAAACCATCTACGAAACCCGCCACGGCCCGCTGCTCAACAGCGCCCTGGGCGAGCGCAAGCACGATCTGCAGCCGCTGCCGCTGTCCAGCGGCTATGGCATCGCCTACAAGAGCATCCAGGGCGAGTCCGACCGCACCCTCGATGCCTTCTTCGACCTGTCCCGCGCGAAGAACGTCGAGCAGGCTTTCGACGCCACCCGCGACGTCCGGGCCATGGCGCTGAACATCGTGTTCGCCGACGAGAAGCACATCGGCTGGCAGGTCACCGGGCGCTTCCCCAACCGCAAGGAAGGCCGCGGCCTGCTGCCCTCGCCCGGCTGGGACGGCCGCTACGACTGGGATGGCTACGCCGATCCGATCCTGCACCCGTCCGACCAGGACCCGGCGCAGGGCTGGCTGGGCACCGCCAACCACCGGACCGTGCCGCCAGGCTACGGCGCGCAGCTGTCCAGCTCCTGGTACTACCCGGAGCGCTACGAGCGCATCGCCCAGCTCGCCAGCGCCAGCAAGAGCCACGACTACCGCAGCATGATCGCCATGCAGTACGACCAGACCACGACCTTCGCCGGCAAGCTGCAGGCGATGCTGGACGCGCCGGGCATGACGCAACCGCTGAAGCAGGCCATCGACGCCCTGCCCGCCGACCAGCGTGCCCGTGCCCGCGAAGCGCTCGACCGGATCATGGCGTTCGACGGCAAGCTCTCCGCCACGTCCTCCGACGCGGCCCTGTACGAGGCGTTCCTGCAGGAAAGCACCAAGCAGATCTTCCTCGACGAACTAGGCCCGGAAGACAGCCCGGCCTGGAAGGCCTTCGTGGAGAACGCCAACCTCTCCTACTCGGCCCAGGCCGACCACCTGCTGGGGCGCGACGACAGCCCGTTCTGGGACGACATCCGTACCCCACAGAAGGAAGACAAGCCGACCATCCTCGCCCGCAGCCTGGCCGCCGCCACCGCCTTCTGCGAGCAGAAGATGGGCAGCGACCGCAATGCCTGGCAGTGGGGCAAGCTGCACACCTACGAGTGGGTCAGCGACAGCACCAAGATGGCGCCGAACCTGAGTGCCAGCGAGCGTGCCAGCCTGAGCGCGATCAAGGGCTACCTGGACCGTGGTCCGTACCCGGCCGGCGGCGATCACACGACGCTGAACGTCTCGGCGTACCACTGGGGACAGGACTTCGACACCTGGCTGATCCCGGCGATGCGCATCGTCGTCGACTTCGGTCAGAGCGAGCCGATGATCGGCGTCAACAGCAGCGGCCAGTCCGGCAACCCGGCCAGCCCGCACTATGCCGACGGCATCGATGCCTGGCTGAAGGGCAACTACATGAGCTTCCCCTTCCAGTCGCAGAACCTCGATCGGGTATACGGCACCAAGCGCCTGACGTTGATCCCGCAAAAATAA
- a CDS encoding SEC-C metal-binding domain-containing protein: MSQEPHVHGPNCNHDHDHDHHHDHGHVHGPHCNHSHEPVRNPLKDVGRNDPCPCGSGSKYKKCHGA; this comes from the coding sequence ATGAGCCAGGAACCCCACGTACACGGTCCGAACTGCAACCACGACCATGATCATGACCACCACCATGACCATGGCCACGTGCACGGCCCGCACTGCAACCACAGCCACGAGCCGGTGCGTAACCCGCTCAAGGACGTCGGTCGCAACGACCCCTGCCCTTGCGGCAGCGGCAGCAAGTACAAGAAGTGCCACGGCGCCTGA
- a CDS encoding LEA type 2 family protein: MNYQAQMIRILSLLWLFSLVSGCSWMSGDFIQPEVKLVKVDVVKARLLEQEFTLRFRIDNPNDFSLPVRGLAYKVKLNDIDLAEGESNNWFTVPANGHETFDVPVTTNLWRHMKYIVKLLEKPDRPIRYSLTGEVKTGLLFGQSVHIARNGEIIPGDFIPE, encoded by the coding sequence ATGAATTATCAGGCGCAAATGATAAGAATTCTCAGCCTGCTCTGGCTGTTCAGCCTTGTCTCGGGCTGCAGCTGGATGTCGGGCGATTTCATACAGCCGGAAGTGAAGCTGGTGAAGGTCGACGTCGTCAAAGCGCGCCTGCTGGAACAGGAATTCACCCTGCGTTTCCGCATCGACAACCCGAACGACTTCAGCCTCCCGGTCCGCGGCCTGGCCTACAAGGTCAAGCTGAACGATATCGACCTGGCCGAGGGCGAGTCGAACAACTGGTTCACAGTCCCCGCCAATGGCCATGAAACCTTCGACGTGCCGGTGACCACCAATCTCTGGCGGCACATGAAGTACATCGTCAAGCTGCTGGAAAAACCCGACAGGCCGATTCGCTACAGCCTCACCGGTGAAGTGAAGACTGGCCTGCTGTTCGGGCAGAGCGTGCACATCGCCCGCAATGGCGAGATAATTCCCGGCGATTTCATCCCCGAGTGA
- a CDS encoding trimeric intracellular cation channel family protein, with the protein MLLTVLYIIAITAEAMTGALSAGRRSMDLFGVVLVACVTALGGGSVRDMLLGHYPLTWVRHPEYLALTAAAALVTVFIAPLMRHLRSLFLALDAVGLVAFTLIGCQVSLEMGHSLLIAAVSGVITGVFGGILRDIFCNDVPLIFRRELYASVSFASAWCYLICLQIDLPKEQAMLITLFAGFLFRMLAIRFRWEMPKFVYKDDPQQGD; encoded by the coding sequence ATGCTGCTCACCGTTCTCTACATCATCGCCATCACCGCCGAAGCCATGACCGGCGCGCTCTCCGCCGGCCGCCGCAGCATGGACCTGTTCGGCGTGGTGCTGGTGGCCTGCGTCACCGCCCTGGGCGGCGGTTCGGTGCGCGACATGCTGCTGGGCCACTACCCGCTGACCTGGGTGCGCCATCCCGAATACCTCGCCCTCACCGCCGCCGCTGCGCTGGTCACCGTATTCATCGCGCCGCTGATGCGCCACCTGCGCTCGCTGTTCCTCGCGCTGGACGCCGTGGGCCTGGTGGCCTTCACCCTGATCGGCTGCCAGGTCAGCCTGGAGATGGGCCACAGCCTGCTGATCGCCGCGGTCAGCGGCGTGATCACCGGGGTCTTCGGCGGCATCCTGCGGGATATCTTCTGTAATGACGTGCCGCTGATCTTCCGCCGCGAGCTGTATGCCAGCGTGTCCTTCGCCAGCGCCTGGTGCTACCTGATCTGCCTGCAGATCGACCTGCCCAAGGAGCAGGCCATGCTGATCACCCTGTTCGCCGGCTTCCTGTTCCGCATGCTGGCGATCCGCTTCCGCTGGGAAATGCCCAAGTTCGTCTACAAGGACGATCCGCAGCAGGGCGACTGA